TGGTTACACTTCTCTTTTCTTTACAGCAGCTCTGTCATATTCTATTAACAAATAGTTCGTAGATCAGACGGAGTTGCTGGAACGAACACGTATCGATGACAGATTTATATGACCAGAATGAAATAGCGCGGCTTGTGGGAATCTCGGAGAGCCAAATTCGTTATTGGGATGCATCCGGCATTATCCCGCATTCGGACAAGCAGAAAGGGCTGCTCTATTTTGACTTCAAGGGGCTCGTCGCTTTTCGCACGGCAAAGGAATTGATTGACAGAGGCGTCTCTTTGCGGATGATAAAGAGCTGTATCGGGAAACTGAAAAAGATCATACCTGAGGTGGAACAACCCCTGTCAGAAGTGCGCGTCACTATCCATGACAAGCAGATCGTCTTCAGCAAGGACAATCTTACCTTTACTCCTGACGGCCAGCTTCTCATAGACTTCAATGTGGGGGCGCGGCAGAAATCAGATCTCACGGCAGATTCCAGCGAGGAGCTTTTCTTTCAGGCGCTCGAGTGCGAGAGTGATAATCTATGGGAAGAAGCTGTAAAGAAATACGAGGCGATTCTGAGGACCCATCCGGACCACGTTGACGCTATGGTTAACCTGGGAAACGCATTACTGGAACTCGGCTCACCTGAACAAGCAGAGCACTATTACAGGGAAGCTCTCGCGCAGGACCCTGACCACGTTGAGGCAAACTACAATCTCGCCAGCCTCTTCGAGGAGCGGGGCGAGTTCGGCAACGCCCTTCTTTTTTTCCGCAAGGCACTGCAGGAAGACCCGGAGTTTGCAGACGCACATTTCAGTCTGGCGCTAGTTCTCGACGCCCTCGATAAAAGGCAGGCCGCGCGCGAGCACTGGCTGTGCTACCTTGAACTCGAGCCGCACGGCGAGTGGTCCGCGAAAGCGCGGCAGCGCCTGGCCGAGGAATAGTACCTGGGCGTGCAGCTTGTTAGTTTGCCGGACCTGCAAGCTTAACGCAAACACATTTGAGCATCGAGCTCCGATAGAGACAAGGGCCAAAAAACTAATTCCCGGTTGCAGCGGAACGTGGTAGTATTC
The genomic region above belongs to Syntrophorhabdales bacterium and contains:
- a CDS encoding tetratricopeptide repeat protein, with translation MTDLYDQNEIARLVGISESQIRYWDASGIIPHSDKQKGLLYFDFKGLVAFRTAKELIDRGVSLRMIKSCIGKLKKIIPEVEQPLSEVRVTIHDKQIVFSKDNLTFTPDGQLLIDFNVGARQKSDLTADSSEELFFQALECESDNLWEEAVKKYEAILRTHPDHVDAMVNLGNALLELGSPEQAEHYYREALAQDPDHVEANYNLASLFEERGEFGNALLFFRKALQEDPEFADAHFSLALVLDALDKRQAAREHWLCYLELEPHGEWSAKARQRLAEE